A stretch of the Comamonas testosteroni TK102 genome encodes the following:
- a CDS encoding tetratricopeptide repeat protein, producing MKKPFSRLLCAAALLLCSTLSIAQSPDLLQAAEGGDAQSQFKLAAAYLTGRGAPKNDEEAARWFMLAAKQGHAESQSNIGLMYGRGRGVPQSDEEAVKWYRLAAEQGDADGLFNLAVMYDDGRGVAENQEEAVRLYRLAVAQNHVSSQSNLGYMYDHGRGVAQDSQEAFRWYMTAAEQGDANSQFNVGSMYALGRGVRQSWPQAYFWALLAARDGEKDSAKQQEIIAKKLKPAQRAKIQLQVQEWKPKTGRS from the coding sequence CGCAGCCGCCTTGCTGCTCTGCAGCACTTTGTCCATCGCACAATCGCCCGACCTGCTGCAGGCAGCGGAGGGCGGCGACGCCCAGTCACAGTTCAAACTCGCAGCCGCCTACCTCACAGGCCGTGGAGCCCCCAAAAACGATGAGGAAGCAGCCAGGTGGTTCATGCTGGCAGCAAAGCAGGGCCACGCCGAGAGCCAGTCCAATATCGGCCTGATGTACGGCCGCGGGCGCGGCGTTCCGCAAAGCGATGAGGAAGCGGTCAAATGGTATCGCCTGGCCGCAGAACAAGGCGATGCCGACGGTCTGTTCAACCTCGCGGTGATGTATGACGACGGCCGTGGCGTGGCTGAGAATCAGGAAGAGGCCGTCAGGCTGTATCGCCTTGCCGTGGCACAAAACCATGTGTCGAGCCAGAGCAATCTCGGATACATGTACGACCATGGCCGTGGCGTGGCGCAAGACAGCCAGGAGGCCTTCAGGTGGTATATGACTGCGGCGGAACAAGGGGATGCCAACAGCCAGTTCAACGTGGGCTCCATGTATGCCTTGGGACGCGGTGTCAGGCAAAGCTGGCCTCAGGCCTACTTCTGGGCGTTGTTGGCAGCCAGAGATGGCGAGAAGGATTCGGCCAAGCAGCAGGAAATCATCGCCAAGAAATTGAAGCCGGCGCAACGGGCCAAGATCCAGCTGCAGGTTCAGGAATGGAAGCCCAAGACCGGTAGATCCTGA